In one window of Romboutsia hominis DNA:
- a CDS encoding chemotaxis protein CheW, with protein MSTNDEIIDNKIDDLCMVFIIDNQKYALSSKYITEIIEMLPITKVPFIPEYIKGIINLRSNIIPVMDARMRFGISPKEYDERTCIIIIENNDEKIGLIVDAVNEVIHIPDGQSMKMDSNDSDDKPNFIKGVSEINNEVQLILDCDSLVKIVEDIDYALNR; from the coding sequence ATGAGCACAAATGATGAAATAATAGATAATAAAATTGATGATTTATGTATGGTATTTATTATAGATAATCAAAAATATGCTTTATCATCAAAATATATTACAGAAATTATTGAAATGCTACCTATAACTAAAGTTCCATTTATACCTGAATATATAAAAGGAATTATAAACTTAAGAAGTAATATAATACCTGTTATGGATGCAAGAATGAGATTTGGAATTAGTCCAAAAGAATATGATGAGAGAACTTGCATAATAATAATTGAAAATAATGATGAAAAAATAGGTTTAATTGTAGATGCAGTAAATGAGGTTATTCATATTCCTGATGGTCAAAGTATGAAAATGGATTCAAATGATAGTGATGATAAGCCTAATTTTATAAAGGGAGTTAGCGAAATAAATAATGAAGTTCAATTAATACTAGATTGTGATTCATTAGTAAAAATTGTAGAGGATATAGATTATGCACTTAACAGATAA
- a CDS encoding response regulator, producing MKRVLIVDDAAFMRMSIRNMLENNGFEIVGEAENGVMAIEKYKELQPEVVTMDITMPEMDGLEALREIKKIDPSASVVMVSALGQEARMKEAIIYGAKGFIVKPFKEEIIVSALSKI from the coding sequence ATGAAAAGAGTATTAATAGTTGATGATGCAGCATTTATGCGTATGTCTATACGTAATATGCTTGAAAATAATGGATTTGAGATAGTTGGAGAAGCTGAAAATGGAGTAATGGCAATTGAAAAATATAAAGAATTACAGCCAGAAGTTGTTACTATGGATATAACTATGCCTGAAATGGATGGATTAGAAGCACTAAGAGAAATAAAGAAAATTGATCCATCTGCCTCAGTTGTAATGGTATCTGCATTAGGACAAGAGGCAAGAATGAAAGAAGCTATAATATATGGAGCAAAAGGGTTTATAGTAAAGCCTTTTAAGGAAGAGATTATAGTATCTGCTTTATCTAAAATATAA
- a CDS encoding CheR family methyltransferase, whose amino-acid sequence MHLTDKDFIRLKNFMYNNYGINLDKKRTLIETRLGLMVKRLGFRDFKSYIDNLMQDKSGEQAAVLVEKLTTNFTYFMREEQHYEFLRDEVLTHALKKPPIGGVKIWSAASSTGEEPYCIAMLAQQMMSKNPRLKVSVTASDISNNVLNQAKMGIYSQDKIAKLPPAWIKSFFRKLNDRNYKITDNVRNIVEFKYFNLNDNIGWNRSKYDVIFCRNVMIYFDNPTKQKLCKKLYDSLKPGGYLIIGMSENLSNLQTDFERVRPSVYRKNL is encoded by the coding sequence ATGCACTTAACAGATAAAGATTTCATAAGACTAAAGAACTTTATGTATAATAATTATGGGATAAATCTTGACAAAAAAAGGACCCTGATAGAAACTAGATTAGGTCTTATGGTAAAAAGATTAGGATTTAGAGATTTTAAGAGTTACATAGACAATTTAATGCAAGATAAAAGTGGAGAACAAGCAGCAGTTTTAGTAGAAAAGTTAACTACAAACTTTACATATTTTATGCGTGAGGAACAACATTATGAATTTTTAAGGGATGAAGTTTTAACACATGCTTTAAAAAAACCTCCAATAGGAGGAGTTAAAATTTGGTCAGCAGCTTCATCTACTGGAGAAGAACCTTATTGTATAGCCATGTTAGCTCAACAAATGATGTCTAAAAATCCTAGGTTAAAAGTTTCTGTAACTGCATCTGATATATCAAATAATGTCTTAAATCAAGCTAAAATGGGGATTTATTCACAAGACAAAATAGCTAAGTTACCACCAGCATGGATTAAGAGCTTTTTTAGGAAATTAAATGATAGAAATTATAAAATTACAGATAATGTAAGAAACATAGTAGAATTTAAATACTTTAACTTAAATGACAATATAGGCTGGAATCGTTCTAAGTATGATGTCATATTTTGTAGAAATGTTATGATTTATTTTGATAATCCTACAAAGCAAAAATTATGTAAGAAATTATATGATTCATTAAAACCAGGAGGATACCTGATAATAGGTATGTCAGAAAATTTATCTAATCTACAAACTGACTTTGAAAGAGTGAGACCATCTGTATATAGAAAAAATTTATAA
- a CDS encoding chemotaxis protein CheD, with protein MKNITVGIADFNIVKAPDQITTIGLGSCCGIVLYDETKKIAGLVHILLSDSKNERQVVNKAKYADTGISLLYEEMKKSGANPMFIKAKIAGGAHMFTFKNADSSIFTIGEKNVKACKETLKKLHIPIVSEDVLGTCGRTITFDVLTSKLKIKSVGKGEKVI; from the coding sequence ATGAAAAATATAACGGTTGGTATAGCCGATTTTAATATTGTTAAGGCTCCAGACCAAATTACGACTATTGGATTAGGATCATGTTGTGGAATAGTATTATATGACGAAACAAAAAAGATAGCAGGTTTAGTTCATATTTTATTATCAGATTCAAAGAATGAGAGACAAGTTGTAAATAAAGCTAAATATGCAGATACTGGAATAAGTTTACTGTATGAAGAAATGAAAAAATCAGGAGCAAATCCAATGTTTATAAAAGCTAAAATAGCGGGTGGAGCTCACATGTTTACTTTTAAAAATGCAGATAGTAGTATATTTACTATTGGAGAAAAAAATGTAAAGGCATGTAAAGAAACATTAAAAAAATTACATATACCTATTGTATCTGAAGATGTTTTAGGAACATGTGGTAGAACTATTACTTTTGATGTATTAACAAGTAAACTAAAAATCAAAAGTGTAGGAAAAGGTGAAAAAGTCATTTAA